The Muricauda sp. SCSIO 65647 genome includes a region encoding these proteins:
- a CDS encoding RNA polymerase sigma factor, whose translation MKQSEFLNAVMPFKDKLYRLAKRLLVSREEAEDATQEILMKLWAKQDEMGQMRSVEAFAMTMTKNFCLDRLKSKQAANLKLVHSNYRDEKTSLQKQMEAQDSVNWVERIMEELPEQQKMVLQLRDVEEYDFEEICELLDMKPTAVRVALSRARKTVREKLLEKHSYGIG comes from the coding sequence ATGAAACAGAGTGAATTTTTAAATGCGGTCATGCCCTTTAAAGACAAGCTCTATAGATTGGCAAAACGTTTGCTGGTCTCTAGGGAAGAAGCTGAAGATGCGACACAGGAGATTTTGATGAAGCTCTGGGCCAAGCAAGATGAAATGGGGCAAATGAGAAGTGTAGAGGCCTTTGCGATGACCATGACCAAGAATTTTTGCCTAGATCGGTTAAAGTCAAAGCAAGCGGCCAATTTGAAACTGGTTCATAGCAATTACAGGGACGAAAAAACCTCTTTGCAGAAACAGATGGAAGCCCAAGATAGTGTCAACTGGGTAGAGCGTATCATGGAAGAATTGCCAGAGCAGCAAAAAATGGTACTTCAGCTCAGGGATGTGGAAGAATATGATTTTGAAGAGATATGTGAGTTGTTGGACATGAAGCCCACTGCAGTGCGCGTGGCATTGTCAAGGGCCAGAAAGACAGTAAGAGAAAAATTATTGGAAAAACATAGCTATGGAATTGGATAA
- a CDS encoding DUF4252 domain-containing protein: MKKYMLILLVALLPVAGISQSLFDKYEELDEVTSVIVNQSMFNLLAKIDVETDDPEAQEFMDIAKSIKSLKVFTTDNKSIGDDMKSSVGKYLKSSRLTELMRIKDKDTNVKFYIKEGKDDDHVSELLMFVTGLKEVEADGRSFETVLLSLTGDIDLNKINSLTKKMNLPEELNKAGKKGEK, translated from the coding sequence ATGAAAAAGTATATGTTGATTCTTTTAGTGGCCCTTTTACCGGTAGCCGGTATCTCACAGTCACTTTTTGATAAATACGAAGAGTTGGATGAGGTGACCTCGGTCATCGTCAACCAGAGTATGTTCAACCTGTTGGCCAAGATAGACGTCGAAACCGACGATCCCGAGGCCCAAGAATTCATGGACATTGCCAAGAGCATCAAAAGCTTAAAGGTATTTACCACTGATAACAAGTCTATTGGTGATGATATGAAATCATCGGTCGGCAAATATTTGAAATCTTCCCGTTTGACAGAACTGATGAGGATAAAAGACAAAGACACCAATGTAAAGTTCTATATCAAAGAAGGGAAAGATGATGACCATGTCAGTGAGCTGTTGATGTTCGTGACAGGTTTAAAAGAAGTAGAGGCCGACGGCAGATCTTTTGAAACGGTACTGCTATCGTTAACGGGAGATATCGATTTGAACAAGATCAATTCATTGACCAAAAAGATGAATTTGCCCGAAGAACTGAACAAGGCAGGTAAGAAAGGTGAAAAATAA
- a CDS encoding S41 family peptidase, with amino-acid sequence MKKFLLSFLAVSLLFIGCNNDDDGGLANDIVVQNFMWRAMNLWYFWQAEVPDLDDDRFTTQADYESYLAGTSDPEQFYEQIQFNEDRFSFLNSDYTELVNNLAGISKSNGLEFGLVFFANSNDLFGYVRYIIPNSDASTKDIQRGDLFTAVDGQTLNSNNYVDLLFGDNDTYTLTMATANGNTIEPNGEEVTLTKMEGLVENPIHVASTLDVGGQKIGYLMYNGFTRDFNDELNSAFGQFVADGVTDLVLDLRYNPGGSVNSSRLLASMVYGTNTNELYIRQRWNDKIQSQLSSEQLNDYFANSVNGSALNTLNLNRVFVLTTGSSASASELVINGLDPYVEITQIGETTRGKNEFSITMVDDPGNDYVYSSSRENQINPNNSWAIQPLVGRNENADGFSDYTDGLAPDVFFEEDLTNLGVLGDVNEPFLARAIEEITNASSKRSFEVILPARAITNSKMFTPLKDNMYIDKPLGFQ; translated from the coding sequence ATGAAAAAATTCCTTCTGTCGTTTTTGGCTGTTTCTTTGTTGTTCATTGGCTGCAATAATGATGATGATGGTGGCCTGGCCAACGATATAGTAGTACAAAATTTCATGTGGCGGGCCATGAATCTTTGGTATTTCTGGCAAGCTGAAGTACCTGATTTAGACGATGACCGATTTACCACTCAAGCCGATTATGAATCGTATTTGGCAGGCACTTCAGACCCTGAACAATTCTATGAACAAATTCAGTTTAATGAAGACCGCTTTAGTTTTTTGAACAGTGACTACACAGAATTGGTGAACAATTTGGCCGGTATTTCAAAAAGTAATGGATTGGAGTTCGGCCTGGTATTTTTTGCCAATAGCAATGATCTTTTTGGCTATGTACGCTATATCATTCCAAATTCAGATGCCTCTACAAAAGATATTCAACGAGGTGATTTGTTCACGGCCGTGGATGGTCAAACCTTGAATTCGAATAATTACGTAGATCTATTGTTTGGAGATAACGATACCTATACCCTTACTATGGCAACCGCAAATGGCAATACCATTGAACCCAATGGCGAAGAGGTTACACTCACCAAAATGGAAGGTTTGGTCGAGAACCCTATTCATGTTGCCAGCACGTTGGATGTAGGCGGACAAAAGATAGGCTATTTGATGTACAATGGCTTCACCCGTGATTTTAATGATGAATTGAACAGCGCGTTTGGGCAATTCGTGGCTGATGGAGTAACAGATTTGGTGCTCGACCTACGCTATAACCCTGGAGGGTCGGTGAATTCATCACGTTTATTGGCCAGTATGGTTTATGGCACCAACACCAATGAGCTTTATATCAGACAACGCTGGAATGACAAAATACAGTCGCAATTGAGCTCAGAACAATTAAACGATTATTTCGCCAATTCGGTAAATGGTTCCGCTTTGAACACTTTGAACCTAAATCGTGTGTTTGTTCTGACCACTGGCAGTTCTGCATCAGCGAGTGAATTGGTCATCAACGGACTTGACCCTTATGTTGAAATCACCCAAATTGGTGAGACCACCCGCGGTAAAAATGAATTTTCAATTACGATGGTAGATGATCCGGGCAATGACTATGTCTACTCCTCTTCACGAGAAAATCAAATAAACCCGAATAATAGCTGGGCCATTCAACCGTTGGTCGGGCGAAATGAAAATGCAGATGGTTTTTCAGATTATACTGACGGACTGGCTCCTGATGTTTTCTTTGAAGAAGATTTGACCAACTTGGGTGTTTTGGGCGATGTAAACGAACCTTTTCTGGCAAGGGCCATTGAGGAAATTACGAATGCCTCGAGCAAAAGAAGCTTTGAAGTCATACTTCCGGCAAGGGCCATCACAAATTCTAAAATGTTCACTCCTTTAAAAGATAACATGTACATTGACAAGCCCTTGGGCTTTCAATAA